A stretch of Vibrio maritimus DNA encodes these proteins:
- a CDS encoding DUF1513 domain-containing protein — MRPMAIDISKRNFTKALTIGTCAPSLLAACAANNNGSKVSEVHGALNKSEALIGGAIRRQGQFEVVVYSETGQVRHQIPLPGRGHGVAIAPNQEHAVMFARRPGSYAMVFSYVSGNIHTLIPAQSDRHFYGHGVYSNDGRWLYATEGERSTSHGIVGVYDVENGYRKVEEFSGFGIGPHEIITMSDGRLVVGVGGVHTQGRSPLNLDTMNPSLSYLSESGELLEQVSLQDKHKSIRHLAHDGEHTVLCGQQYRGEPDDYVPLVAMHRKGEALVELGGDPEDWARFDHYVASIAATESHILATSPRGNCYGIWDKATRELLEINALPDASGVVVTNGEFHVSSGIGRVVKINADLAKQTFVSGIQWDNHWSAIT, encoded by the coding sequence ATGCGACCGATGGCGATTGATATTTCAAAGCGCAACTTTACGAAGGCGTTAACGATAGGGACCTGTGCGCCTTCCTTGCTTGCTGCTTGCGCAGCTAACAATAACGGTTCAAAGGTAAGCGAAGTCCATGGTGCGTTGAACAAGTCTGAGGCCTTAATTGGCGGTGCAATACGTCGGCAAGGACAGTTCGAAGTCGTGGTGTATTCAGAAACTGGACAAGTGCGGCATCAGATCCCTCTTCCTGGCAGAGGACATGGTGTGGCTATTGCGCCAAACCAAGAGCATGCGGTTATGTTCGCTCGTCGTCCTGGCAGCTACGCCATGGTCTTTAGCTATGTTTCAGGGAATATTCATACCCTAATACCAGCCCAGAGCGATCGCCATTTCTATGGGCATGGTGTGTACTCGAACGACGGTCGTTGGCTTTACGCCACAGAAGGGGAGCGTTCGACAAGTCATGGAATCGTGGGCGTGTATGACGTTGAAAATGGCTATCGTAAGGTTGAAGAGTTCTCTGGATTTGGAATTGGACCCCACGAAATCATCACCATGTCTGATGGAAGGTTAGTGGTTGGTGTCGGTGGTGTTCATACCCAAGGTCGCTCGCCACTTAATCTAGATACGATGAACCCAAGTCTTAGCTATCTCTCAGAATCGGGTGAGTTGCTAGAGCAAGTATCGTTGCAAGATAAACATAAAAGCATCCGCCACCTAGCCCATGATGGAGAGCATACCGTCCTTTGTGGTCAACAATATCGAGGCGAACCCGATGATTATGTACCGCTAGTCGCGATGCATCGTAAAGGGGAGGCGCTTGTTGAGTTGGGTGGAGATCCAGAAGATTGGGCTCGGTTTGATCATTATGTCGCGAGTATCGCTGCAACTGAATCCCATATTTTAGCGACCTCTCCAAGAGGTAACTGTTATGGTATTTGGGATAAAGCAACGCGTGAACTTCTGGAGATCAATGCGTTACCTGATGCGTCTGGAGTCGTAGTAACAAATGGTGAGTTTCATGTGAGCTCTGGGATAGGCAGGGTCGTAAAAATAAATGCAGATCTCGCCAAACAAACCTTTGTCTCGGGGATTCAATGGGATAACCATTGGAGCGCAATCACATAA
- a CDS encoding imelysin family protein produces MNHKTLTIAAAILLAGCQSSAGIEKNRPQSTSHESQSVYEIQFASAKRFNDAMRQLHDDSVQYCRANRSLEQVKAAWRQGMESWMHLQGQERGPATALEQNWNIQFWPDKKNTTGRKMAAATKVDSWDMASVQSQSVTVQGLGSVEWLLYDTASTISVGGNKECSLLAAVTKSLVDRSNTIVEAWRINPWSELDTKAWHAEYLAMLSNQLDYSMKKLSRPLAKIGSPRPYFSESWRSNSSLSNLKENIIAMQSLYLAQGEGLDDILRAEGEVALADNILHQFEDTLEAWPEESSLFEMLQTKEGYRTALAQFNKLEQLKYLINEEASIKLGVVIGFNATDGD; encoded by the coding sequence ATTAATCATAAAACACTCACCATCGCTGCAGCGATTTTACTCGCAGGCTGCCAGTCATCAGCAGGCATCGAGAAAAATCGCCCACAGTCAACAAGTCACGAGAGTCAAAGCGTTTATGAGATCCAATTTGCTTCTGCTAAACGCTTTAATGATGCGATGCGACAGCTACACGATGACAGCGTTCAATATTGCCGCGCCAATCGTAGTTTAGAACAGGTGAAAGCAGCTTGGCGACAGGGGATGGAAAGTTGGATGCACCTTCAGGGACAAGAACGAGGCCCTGCCACCGCACTGGAGCAAAACTGGAACATCCAATTTTGGCCTGATAAGAAAAATACCACTGGTAGAAAGATGGCGGCAGCAACTAAGGTCGACTCTTGGGACATGGCGTCTGTTCAGTCTCAAAGTGTGACGGTTCAGGGGTTAGGCTCAGTGGAGTGGTTATTGTATGACACTGCATCAACAATCAGTGTAGGTGGGAATAAAGAATGCTCTCTACTCGCAGCAGTGACTAAGTCTTTGGTTGATCGCTCAAACACAATTGTAGAGGCTTGGAGGATTAACCCTTGGTCTGAACTGGATACTAAGGCTTGGCATGCTGAATATTTGGCAATGCTCTCTAATCAGCTCGACTACAGCATGAAGAAGCTATCCAGGCCACTTGCGAAGATAGGCTCGCCACGCCCTTACTTTTCTGAGTCATGGCGTTCAAACAGTTCTCTCTCGAACTTAAAAGAGAACATTATTGCGATGCAGTCTTTGTATCTCGCGCAAGGCGAGGGCTTAGATGACATTTTGAGAGCGGAAGGTGAGGTCGCGCTTGCCGACAACATCCTACATCAGTTCGAAGATACCCTTGAAGCCTGGCCAGAAGAATCGAGCCTGTTTGAGATGCTACAGACTAAAGAGGGCTATAGAACCGCGCTGGCTCAGTTCAACAAGTTGGAGCAGCTTAAGTATCTCATTAACGAAGAAGCATCAATTAAACTAGGTGTGGTAATAGGGTTTAATGCGACCGATGGCGATTGA
- a CDS encoding di-heme oxidoredictase family protein: MSRSNTIWVTLLALIATSVSAESTPTRFSGGKTTVKKDGPNAYSMPAANLPMSKRLDFSVGNSFFRNPWVQAPASTDARDGLGPLFNTNGCQNCHIKDGRGHPPEENDQHAVSMLVRLSIPATTEEQKQAVKVSGVIPEPTYGGQLQDFALPDMDPEGQIHITYDELAVSFEDGTSVMLRKPNLDIVELAYGDMHPDVMMSARVAPPMIGLGLLESVPEATILGFAEQQAKDDTAVAGIPNYVLDVRSKEMALGRFGWKAGQPNLMQQNAAAFNGDVGLTSSLFTEENCTDKQDLCTDSLSGGDPEVSDKILNFVEFYTQHLAVPQRRGIDNPEVLQGEVLFKKVGCENCHRTNIQTAQRAELPALSNQTIHPYTDLLLHDMGEGLSDGRPEYAASGSHWRTPPLWGIGYTQEVNGHTYFLHDGRARNLTEAILWHGGEAEAARNQVLAMSKKEREALLAFLNSL; the protein is encoded by the coding sequence ATGTCTAGATCAAACACTATCTGGGTTACGCTTTTAGCCCTAATTGCCACTTCAGTTTCTGCTGAATCAACACCAACCCGCTTCTCTGGTGGTAAAACAACCGTTAAGAAAGACGGACCCAATGCGTATTCGATGCCTGCGGCCAACTTACCAATGAGTAAGCGCTTAGATTTTAGTGTCGGAAACAGCTTTTTCAGAAACCCTTGGGTTCAAGCGCCAGCGTCAACCGATGCTAGAGATGGATTAGGTCCACTGTTTAATACCAACGGATGTCAAAACTGTCATATCAAGGATGGACGAGGACACCCACCTGAAGAAAATGACCAGCATGCTGTGTCTATGCTTGTTCGTTTGAGTATTCCTGCGACGACTGAAGAGCAAAAGCAAGCGGTGAAAGTGTCGGGTGTTATCCCAGAACCAACTTATGGTGGGCAATTACAAGATTTTGCGCTTCCTGATATGGACCCAGAAGGTCAAATACATATTACTTACGATGAACTTGCCGTAAGTTTTGAAGATGGTACGAGTGTGATGCTTCGTAAGCCAAACCTAGACATTGTCGAACTGGCATACGGCGATATGCACCCAGACGTGATGATGTCTGCACGAGTTGCGCCACCTATGATTGGTCTTGGGTTACTAGAATCGGTGCCTGAAGCGACTATTCTCGGTTTTGCTGAGCAGCAGGCAAAAGACGACACAGCGGTAGCAGGTATCCCTAACTATGTTTTAGATGTGCGCAGTAAAGAGATGGCACTAGGTCGCTTTGGTTGGAAGGCAGGGCAGCCCAACCTTATGCAGCAAAATGCCGCGGCATTCAATGGTGATGTCGGTTTAACAAGTTCCCTGTTCACCGAGGAGAACTGCACGGATAAGCAAGATTTGTGCACTGATAGCCTGAGTGGTGGTGACCCTGAGGTGAGTGACAAAATCTTGAACTTTGTTGAGTTCTATACGCAACATCTTGCGGTGCCACAGCGTCGTGGCATCGATAATCCAGAGGTTTTGCAAGGTGAGGTTCTGTTTAAAAAAGTAGGCTGTGAGAACTGCCATAGAACGAACATACAAACAGCACAAAGAGCAGAGTTGCCGGCTTTGTCGAATCAAACTATTCACCCGTACACAGACTTATTGCTACACGATATGGGAGAAGGGCTGTCTGATGGACGTCCAGAGTACGCAGCATCTGGTTCACATTGGCGCACGCCACCTCTTTGGGGTATTGGCTATACCCAGGAGGTAAATGGTCACACTTATTTCTTACATGATGGGCGTGCTCGCAACCTTACGGAAGCAATTTTGTGGCATGGCGGTGAAGCAGAAGCCGCTAGAAATCAGGTTTTGGCGATGAGCAAGAAAGAGCGTGAAGCACTGCTTGCGTTCTTGAACTCGCTTTAA
- a CDS encoding imelysin family protein: protein MNVTTAVKGAIAASFLITSTSAFSAVTKDQVVEHYADLAHAVFADARITAQELDTSINTFLANPSEKGLADVKQAWLASRVPYQQTEVFRFGNAIVDDWEGQLNAWPLDEGLIDYVSADYQYELGNEGAQANIVANETLKIGATTLDVSTITPQAIADLNEVGGSEANVASGYHAIEFLLWGQDLNGTNAGAGERPYTDYVVGEGCTNGNCERRAEYLKAASALLIQDLEWMEKQWSASEKGNYRAELLADNADNGLRKMLFGMGSLSLGELAGERMKVALEANSTEDEHDCFSDNTHNSHYYNEQGIYNVYTGTYVRADGTLVDGPSIANLVEQKDKTAAKEIQKQFDIARTQVRKLVTSAEQDNQYFDQLIASNNPQGNKLVNETIVALVAQTGSIERAAGIVGIDSLSPDTADHEF, encoded by the coding sequence ATGAATGTAACAACCGCAGTGAAGGGTGCAATTGCCGCCTCATTTCTCATCACATCTACGTCTGCTTTTTCTGCAGTCACTAAAGACCAAGTTGTTGAACATTACGCCGATCTTGCGCATGCAGTATTTGCTGACGCTCGTATTACGGCGCAAGAGTTAGACACATCTATTAACACATTTTTAGCGAATCCTTCGGAGAAAGGGCTTGCGGATGTGAAACAAGCTTGGCTCGCGTCGCGTGTTCCTTATCAGCAAACAGAAGTGTTTCGATTCGGTAACGCCATCGTTGACGATTGGGAGGGGCAACTTAACGCTTGGCCACTTGATGAGGGTTTGATCGATTACGTTAGTGCTGATTATCAGTACGAACTGGGTAACGAAGGTGCTCAGGCAAATATTGTCGCGAACGAAACCTTAAAAATTGGCGCAACGACGTTAGACGTGTCTACTATCACACCTCAAGCCATTGCCGATCTCAATGAAGTTGGTGGCTCAGAAGCCAACGTTGCTTCAGGCTATCATGCCATTGAATTCCTACTTTGGGGTCAAGACCTTAACGGTACTAACGCAGGGGCAGGCGAACGTCCATATACAGATTACGTCGTTGGCGAAGGCTGTACTAACGGCAACTGTGAGCGTCGCGCAGAATACCTAAAGGCGGCTTCAGCTCTGTTAATTCAAGATCTGGAATGGATGGAAAAGCAGTGGTCTGCGTCAGAGAAAGGTAACTATCGTGCGGAGCTTCTTGCTGATAACGCAGATAACGGCTTACGCAAGATGCTCTTTGGTATGGGGTCGCTATCGCTGGGCGAACTGGCAGGTGAGCGCATGAAAGTCGCGCTTGAAGCGAACTCTACAGAGGATGAGCACGATTGTTTCTCTGACAACACTCACAATTCTCACTATTACAATGAGCAAGGTATTTATAACGTATACACAGGTACCTACGTTCGTGCAGATGGCACACTGGTAGATGGTCCAAGCATCGCCAATCTTGTTGAGCAAAAAGACAAGACGGCGGCAAAAGAGATCCAAAAGCAGTTCGACATAGCGCGTACCCAAGTTCGTAAACTTGTCACTTCTGCAGAGCAAGATAATCAATACTTTGATCAGCTGATTGCATCAAATAACCCACAAGGCAACAAACTCGTTAATGAAACTATCGTTGCGCTAGTCGCGCAAACGGGGTCAATCGAGCGTGCAGCAGGTATTGTAGGCATTGACAGCCTAAGCCCAGACACTGCTGACCACGAGTTTTAA
- a CDS encoding GTP cyclohydrolase II produces the protein MAEVRARIQLKVGAKSDIDAEMLSFRGLNTDKEHVAIIFKAADKNQALPLVRMHSECLTGDVFHSSRCDCGEQLEETIQKMGREGGIILYLRQEGRGIGLYNKLDAYKLQSEGMNTYEANNHLGFGDDLRDFTEAAQMLQALDVYSIRLVTNNPKKIRELREHGINIEDVVNTSAHIKDGNENYLKAKVSHGKHHLEL, from the coding sequence ATGGCGGAAGTACGTGCCAGAATACAATTAAAAGTCGGTGCTAAAAGTGATATCGACGCGGAAATGCTCTCTTTTCGCGGTTTGAACACCGACAAAGAACATGTTGCTATCATCTTTAAGGCAGCAGATAAGAACCAAGCACTACCATTAGTGAGAATGCATTCTGAATGTCTAACTGGGGATGTTTTCCATTCGTCGCGTTGTGACTGTGGGGAACAGCTAGAGGAAACCATTCAGAAAATGGGCCGCGAAGGTGGAATCATTCTTTACTTGCGCCAAGAAGGTCGTGGTATTGGTTTATACAACAAACTTGATGCCTACAAGCTTCAGTCTGAAGGCATGAATACCTACGAAGCGAACAACCATCTCGGTTTTGGCGATGACCTGCGAGACTTCACAGAAGCGGCGCAGATGCTTCAGGCGTTGGACGTTTATTCCATTCGATTAGTGACTAATAATCCGAAAAAGATCCGCGAACTGCGCGAACACGGCATCAATATCGAAGATGTCGTTAATACCAGTGCCCATATCAAAGACGGCAATGAGAATTATCTGAAGGCAAAGGTCTCTCACGGAAAGCATCATTTAGAGCTCTAG
- a CDS encoding WbuC family cupin fold metalloprotein — protein MLKIISNQDFDTFSQNAKEAPRKRSHHNLHEQLDAGVQRLFISTEPDTYMRPHRHSEEHKWELFLVLKGQLDLLIFDDEGNVTQRHSLSPDTNRAIEIPPGTWHGYACMESGTVGLEIKEGAYIPTPQEDFAPWSPAEGEDGANEYRDWMRTALPA, from the coding sequence ATGTTGAAAATCATAAGTAACCAAGACTTCGACACGTTTTCTCAAAACGCAAAAGAAGCACCTCGTAAGCGCAGTCATCATAACTTACACGAGCAGTTAGATGCTGGTGTACAACGCTTATTCATCTCAACGGAACCTGATACCTACATGCGCCCTCACCGCCACAGTGAAGAGCACAAATGGGAGTTGTTTTTGGTACTAAAAGGTCAGCTTGACCTATTAATTTTCGATGATGAGGGCAACGTTACTCAACGCCACAGCCTATCACCAGATACGAACCGAGCGATTGAGATCCCACCGGGTACATGGCATGGCTATGCATGCATGGAATCAGGTACGGTCGGTCTAGAAATTAAAGAAGGGGCCTATATTCCAACGCCTCAAGAAGACTTTGCACCTTGGTCGCCAGCAGAAGGTGAAGACGGTGCCAATGAGTACCGAGATTGGATGCGCACGGCTCTTCCTGCATAA
- the dbpA gene encoding ATP-dependent RNA helicase DbpA: MTTPAFSTLNLPTELLSTLDSLGYTNMTPIQADSLPKILDGKDIIGQGKTGSGKTAAFSLGLLANLNVKRFRVQSLVLCPTRELADQVAKEIRTLARGIHNIKVLTLCGGMPMGPQIGSLEHGAHILVGTPGRILDHLEKGRINLEELNTLVLDEADRMLEMGFKDALDAIIGEAPRDRQTLLFSATFPEQIQAIASSVMKQPEVVKVESKHDHSSIKQFFYQTETVEERDNALENLLLTHQPESAVVFCNTKKEVQNVADELHHRGFSVIDIHGDLEQRDRDQALVQFANKSVSILVATDVAARGLDVDNLDAVFNYELSRDPEVHVHRIGRTGRAGNKGLAFSFYSEKEFYRVARIDEYLDMPIEPSILPPASSNRPYQAKMTTIQIQGGKKQKLRPGDILGALTGDKTLSGSQIGKINMFPMNAYVAVESSIAKKALGKITNGKMKGRNFRARIIKA; encoded by the coding sequence GTGACCACTCCGGCTTTTTCCACACTAAATCTACCGACTGAATTATTGAGCACATTGGATAGCCTTGGCTATACCAATATGACGCCGATCCAAGCGGACTCTCTACCAAAAATCCTTGATGGTAAAGACATCATCGGTCAAGGCAAAACCGGTTCAGGTAAAACAGCGGCATTCTCACTCGGCTTACTCGCTAACCTCAACGTTAAGCGCTTTCGCGTTCAATCCTTGGTGCTCTGCCCAACTCGTGAACTTGCTGACCAAGTGGCCAAAGAGATCCGTACGCTAGCTCGTGGGATCCACAATATCAAGGTATTGACGCTTTGCGGTGGTATGCCAATGGGTCCTCAAATCGGTTCACTTGAGCACGGCGCACACATCCTCGTCGGTACTCCTGGTCGTATCTTGGACCATCTGGAGAAAGGTCGTATCAATCTTGAAGAACTGAACACCTTGGTGTTAGATGAAGCGGATCGCATGTTGGAAATGGGCTTTAAAGACGCGCTAGACGCTATCATTGGTGAAGCACCACGCGATCGCCAAACACTGCTATTCAGTGCAACCTTCCCCGAGCAAATTCAAGCGATCGCATCAAGCGTGATGAAACAGCCAGAAGTGGTGAAAGTTGAGAGCAAGCACGATCACTCCAGTATCAAGCAGTTCTTCTATCAAACGGAAACGGTCGAAGAGCGCGATAACGCGTTAGAAAACCTTCTGCTGACACATCAACCTGAATCAGCGGTTGTATTCTGTAACACCAAAAAAGAAGTACAAAACGTTGCCGATGAGTTACACCATCGCGGCTTTAGCGTCATTGATATCCACGGTGACCTTGAGCAACGTGACCGTGACCAAGCTTTAGTGCAGTTTGCTAATAAGAGCGTGTCTATCTTAGTTGCAACCGATGTTGCAGCGCGCGGTCTAGACGTCGATAACCTAGACGCGGTCTTCAACTACGAGCTATCTCGCGACCCAGAAGTTCATGTACACCGCATCGGGCGTACAGGTCGTGCTGGTAACAAGGGGCTGGCGTTTAGCTTCTATAGCGAGAAAGAGTTCTATCGCGTGGCACGCATTGACGAATATTTGGATATGCCTATCGAGCCAAGCATCTTACCACCAGCATCATCAAATCGTCCTTACCAAGCTAAGATGACAACAATTCAGATCCAAGGTGGTAAGAAACAGAAGCTTCGCCCTGGCGATATCCTAGGCGCGTTAACAGGTGATAAAACGCTATCGGGCAGTCAAATTGGCAAGATCAATATGTTCCCAATGAACGCTTATGTGGCGGTAGAGTCATCGATTGCCAAGAAAGCACTCGGCAAGATCACCAACGGTAAGATGAAGGGGCGTAACTTCCGCGCTCGTATTATTAAGGCCTAG
- a CDS encoding ferredoxin-type protein NapF — MMSRDEQYVKAYMEHKTISRRGLFRALTNGATRTPTESGDSLTATLSAEQIVRLVPRPPKAIEEVLFQQICDGCGECQKACPEQVIAIEGELAQLTLDYGYCSQCGECSKSCPTGALHGSTIDNGLRPSFLPSCQNALFGDCYLCQEACPQNAIQLEDDSLPVVNEQQCDGCGRCKQGCPFSSITLSL; from the coding sequence ATGATGAGTCGTGATGAGCAATACGTAAAAGCCTATATGGAACACAAGACGATCAGCCGTCGTGGTTTGTTTCGTGCTCTGACAAATGGCGCGACTCGTACTCCCACTGAGTCTGGCGATTCGCTTACCGCGACGTTAAGTGCTGAGCAGATTGTCCGACTGGTACCAAGGCCTCCGAAAGCCATAGAAGAGGTGCTGTTTCAACAAATCTGTGATGGTTGTGGGGAATGTCAAAAGGCATGCCCTGAGCAAGTTATTGCCATCGAAGGTGAGTTAGCGCAGCTAACGCTGGATTACGGGTATTGCAGCCAGTGCGGAGAGTGCAGTAAAAGCTGCCCGACAGGCGCTCTACATGGCAGCACCATTGATAATGGATTGCGGCCAAGCTTCTTGCCAAGCTGTCAGAATGCACTGTTTGGCGATTGCTACCTATGCCAGGAAGCATGTCCACAAAATGCCATTCAACTTGAGGACGACAGCTTGCCTGTCGTCAATGAGCAGCAGTGCGATGGATGCGGACGTTGCAAACAAGGTTGCCCCTTTTCATCCATCACACTGTCTCTATAA